One window of Papilio machaon chromosome 18, ilPapMach1.1, whole genome shotgun sequence genomic DNA carries:
- the LOC106715387 gene encoding DNA repair protein RAD51 homolog 3-like isoform X1 encodes MDTGFKIFNATEIWKRETSLPAIPTFSQKLDNILGTDGIPLGSLTELLGLPGTGKTQICLQLCAAVQIPEALGGLNAQALYIDTNTNFVLNRFREILSATLSKCQKLLDGQFNVGEDEALKNLHYVGAFGLEKFCAFMYQLPKLLAEKSKIRLIIIDSITFPFKDGITVKQRTGLLFRQMAELQRLAVQRQIAVVLTNEMSTRVGLSSGAVVGAFGDAWAHRCNTRVLLSAPDDPAGDRLALLLKSNIAPEAVAPFKITSEGIRDV; translated from the exons atGGATACAggttttaagatatttaatgcCACAGAAATATGGAAA cGAGAAACAAGCTTGCCTGCTATTCCAACATTTAGTCAAaaacttgataatattttgGGAACCGATGGTATTCCACTGGGATCTCTTACTGAATTATTAGGATTACCTGGAACAGGCAAAACGCAGATTTG tttacaaTTATGTGCTGCGGTGCAGATTCCTGAAGCACTTGGTGGATTGAATGCACAGGCTTTGTACATAGATACAAATACCAACTTTGTGCTTAATCGATTCAGAG AAATTCTCTCAGCAACATTATCAAAATGTCAAAAGTTGCTTGATGGACAATTTAATGTGGGTGAAGATGAAGCATTGAAGAATCTACATTATGTTGGTGCATTTGGTTTGGAAAAGTTCTGCGCCTTTATGTATCAGTTACCTAAATTACTTGCAGAAAAAAGTAAG ataaGGCTAATTATAATAGATTCAATAACGTTTCCGTTTAAAGATGGTATAACAGTGAAGCAGCGGACGGGCTTGTTGTTCAGGCAGATGGCAGAGCTGCAGAGACTTGCTGTTCAAAGACAAATAGCg GTAGTCTTAACAAATGAGATGAGTACAAGAGTAGGACTGTCAAGTGGAGCAGTTGTAGGGGCTTTTGGTGATGCCTGGGCTCACAGATGTAATACTAGGGTCCTTCTCTCCGCTCCTGATGATCCAGCTGGTGACAGATTGGCACTGTTACTCAAGAGTAATATTGCTCCGGAAGCTGTTGCTCCTTTCAAG attACCTCAGAAGGCATAAgagatgtttaa
- the LOC106715387 gene encoding DNA repair protein RAD51 homolog 3-like isoform X2, producing MPQKYGNLQLCAAVQIPEALGGLNAQALYIDTNTNFVLNRFREILSATLSKCQKLLDGQFNVGEDEALKNLHYVGAFGLEKFCAFMYQLPKLLAEKSKIRLIIIDSITFPFKDGITVKQRTGLLFRQMAELQRLAVQRQIAVVLTNEMSTRVGLSSGAVVGAFGDAWAHRCNTRVLLSAPDDPAGDRLALLLKSNIAPEAVAPFKITSEGIRDV from the exons atgcCACAGAAATATGGAAA tttacaaTTATGTGCTGCGGTGCAGATTCCTGAAGCACTTGGTGGATTGAATGCACAGGCTTTGTACATAGATACAAATACCAACTTTGTGCTTAATCGATTCAGAG AAATTCTCTCAGCAACATTATCAAAATGTCAAAAGTTGCTTGATGGACAATTTAATGTGGGTGAAGATGAAGCATTGAAGAATCTACATTATGTTGGTGCATTTGGTTTGGAAAAGTTCTGCGCCTTTATGTATCAGTTACCTAAATTACTTGCAGAAAAAAGTAAG ataaGGCTAATTATAATAGATTCAATAACGTTTCCGTTTAAAGATGGTATAACAGTGAAGCAGCGGACGGGCTTGTTGTTCAGGCAGATGGCAGAGCTGCAGAGACTTGCTGTTCAAAGACAAATAGCg GTAGTCTTAACAAATGAGATGAGTACAAGAGTAGGACTGTCAAGTGGAGCAGTTGTAGGGGCTTTTGGTGATGCCTGGGCTCACAGATGTAATACTAGGGTCCTTCTCTCCGCTCCTGATGATCCAGCTGGTGACAGATTGGCACTGTTACTCAAGAGTAATATTGCTCCGGAAGCTGTTGCTCCTTTCAAG attACCTCAGAAGGCATAAgagatgtttaa